The DNA window TCGAACGTCTCGCCCACCTCGTGCTGCGCCGCCACCTCACCCGCGTGCCGTGGCGGGACGTTCGGTTCTGAGCCCTACCCGGCGGGGCGGGCGCCGTCGAGCAGGCGCCGCACCCGGGACAGGCTCTCCCGCAGGTTGTCCTCGCTGGTCGCCGCGCGGGCCCCGCCGGGGTGAACCAGCGCAGCGGCGCGTCGGGCGTCTCGGGGCGGGCCGCCCCGGGCTCGGCCGTGGCCAGGACGAACCGCAGGTCGGCGTGCTCGTGGGCCGGTTCGTCGCCCCTGGCGTTCACCGGCACGATCACCAGGTGCAGCAGCGCCGCGTCCGGCCACGGGGCCAGGTCGGTCAGGCCGGTCTCCTCGCGGCCCTCGCGCAGCGCGACGTCGACCGGGTCGGTCTCCCCCGGGTCACCGTGCCCGCCGACCTGCAGCCACGCCCGCTGCCGCTGGTGCCAGCGCAGCAGGACCCTCCCGCTGTCGGGATGCACGACGAGCGCGGACGCGGTGAGGTGCAGGGGCGTCGACCGCAGCCACGGATCCTCGGCGGTCGCCAGCAGTTCGCGTACGCGGGCCACGTCGGCGGCCTCGGTCGGGCCCTGCGGGCGGTAGCCGGACAGAAGGTCGACGATCGGTCGGGCGACGGCGGGCATGCCGGCGAGCATAGCCGCCACGCGTGGGGTCCCCGCCGCGTGACGCACCCTGCCGGCCGCCGCCGCCCCGGTCAGGGCTTGCGGGCGAGGCCGGCCCAGTAGTAGGCGGACTTCGGGTCGGCCGGGTCCCCGTCGTCCGGCCGCCACGCCCTGACGGGTACGACGCCCGGCTCGACCAGTTTCCATCCGTCGAAGAACCGCTCCACCTCGGCGCGGGTGCGCGGCACCAGCGTCATGCCGCCCCGGGTCGCGGCGGCGACCGCGGCGTTCATCTCCGCCGGGTTGAACTCCTGGGTCGGGTGGGTGATCGCCAGGTAGCTGCCGGAGGGCAGGGCGCGCATCAGGGTGGCGAGCCTGCCCATGGGGTCGTCCTCGTCGCTCAGCAGCATGAGCACCGCGATGAGCGTGAGCGCCACGGGCCGGCCCAGGTCGAGGGTGTCGGTGAGGCGGGCGTCGGCGAGGATCTGCTCGGGCCGGCGCAGGTCGGCGTGGATGTACTCGCTGCGCCCCTGCTCGCTGCTGATCATCAGCGCCCGGGCGTGCGCCAGGACGATGGGGTCGTTGTCGACGTAGACCACGCGCGTCTCGGGGGCGATCGCCTGGGCCACCTCGTGCAGGTTGGGCCTGGTGGGGATCCCGGTGCCGATGTCGATGAACTGGCGGATTCCGGCCTCGGTGACGAGGTAGCGGGCGACCCGGTGGACGAAGCGCCGGTTCTCCTTCGCCATGGACGGGAGCGTGGGGATCGCCTCGATCATGGCGGCGCCCATCGCCCGGTCGGCCGCGAAGTTGTCCTTCCCGCCGAGCCACCAGTCGTAGACCCTGGCCGAGTGCGGGACGAAGACGTCCACGCCAGACGGTGGGGCATCCTCGGTACGGGCTTCGGCCCCATTGCGCGACACGGTCGTCTCCCTCCACACAGGCCGTCCTCGACGCGCAGCCTAAACGATGGCCCGCCCGCAGCACAGGCGCAGACTTCCGCTCGTCCTATGTGGGCAGCCACAACTCGTACCGGATCTGCGCCACGGGAGCGGGCAGCGGGGCGCCCGCCGGGCTGGTGGTGTGGGAAATGTGGACGAGCATTCCGCCTGCGTACCTGTGGCCGTACGTGAATTCCCAGCTACAGACGTTTCCGGCGAAGCACTGGCGGCCAAGTTCGTCGGAGTCGGTCGGCAGCCCGCCCCGGGGCTGCGGTCTGCCGAGCCAGTCCCAGGGGGAGTCGACCGGGGCGTCCTCCCAGTCCACCGGCGCGGCACCGACCGGCCCGAAGAAGCTCATCCGCCTTTGCCGGTGTTTCAACGGAGATATCCTGATCAGGCCGAATACTGAGTCCGGATGAGGTGATCTCGGGTGCGAGCCGTGGCGGTCGCGAACTACAGTGCGCAGCCGACGATCATGGAACTTCCCGACCCCCGGGCGGGGCACGGGGAGGTGCTGGTCGGGATCCGGGCGGCCGGCGTCAACCCGATCGACCTGTCCATCGCCAACGGAGAATGGGCGGCCCGCGGCGCGGACGCGAGGTTTCCCCTGATCATGGGCATCGACATGGCCGGGGTCGTCGAGGCCGCCGGCGAGCACGTGACCCGGTTCGCGCCCGGCGACGCGGTGTTCGGCCAACTGTTCCTCCCGCCCCTCGGATCGACCGGAACGTACGCCGAGCAGGTGGCGGTGCCCGAGGAGGCGAACCTTGCGCGGGTGCCGCCCGGCATGGACCTGGAGACCGCCGCGGCGCTGCCCACCGCCGGCGGCACGGCCCTGAACATCGCCGACGGTCTCGGGCCGCTGCCCGGCGAGACCGTGCTGGTCGTCGGCGCGGCCGGCGGGGTCGGCTCCTTCCTGACGCAACTCCTCGCCGCCTCCGGCGCCCGGGTCCTCACGGTCGCCCGGGCCGACGCCGCCGACCGGTTGCGCGCGTACGGCGCCGCGGAGAACTTCGACCGCGCCGCGGTGTCGGTCCCGGACGCGGTGGGCGCGGCATGCCCCGACGGGATCGGCGTCCTCGTCGACCTGGCCAGCGAGGCCCCGGCGTTCGCCGAGCTGGCGACGCTCGTGCGCGTCGGCGGTACGGCCCTGTCGACCCGCTACGCCGCCGACGTCGACGACCTGGCCGAGTACGGGATCAGCGGGATCAACTTCCGGGTCAACATGACGCCGGATCTGCTTGCGCGCCTGGCGGACGCCGTCGTGACGGGCCAGGTCGCGGGCCCGCCGATCCGGACGGTGCGGCTGGACGACGTACCGAGCCTGCTGGGCCGGCCCTCCGTCGGCGCGGCTGGGGACAAGATCGTCGTCCTCCCGGGTGGGTGACCGCCGGCGCAGCGCGCCACACCTCGCCAGACCCGCTGAAGCGCCCTCTTCTACCCGCCCCGTAGCTGGGACGTCCGACCGGGCGAGGCCCCCTTGATGAAGGGCGGTCCTGTCGCCCGGTCGGGCGTTCTTCTACGCAGCGCCCGGCCTCTCTGTCGAGGCGTCTTCTTGGTTAGTCGTCCGGGCCTTCCATGTCCCCGGCCCTTGGGTTGGGTCCCTGGGGATTCGGGCCGGGCCCTTCCGGGGGCAGCCCGAGCGACACCTTCACCTCGGAATTGTCGACCGAGCGCAATCCGTCCCGGTCGTACACCCACGCATCGAAGTAGTTTACGGGGGGCACGAGGGGAATGTTGAAGTCGTCGAGGACAGCCATCAACTTGGGCACCTCCTCCGCCTTGAAGGCGTAGGGCAGGCCGCCGAACAGGTCGAACCCGCCACGTGCTCCCAGGTGATGCGGCATGAGGTACTTGGGACGGAACGTCGGCACGATGACGCGGGCCTGGGTGACGAAGCGCGACTCGGGCCCCGGCTGCCATATCTCGAAGGTGTTCAGGTCGGCCGCCTGCATGGCCTTGCCCAGGTCACTCAGGGGTGCGCCGCGATTCTCGCCACTTACAATGTGCTCCTTGACCAGTTCAGGGCCACCGGCGCCACTGTCGGAGAGGTACATTGTCAAGACCTTGCCAGGGGCCTGAATCTTGAGCAGAAAGCCGAACGTTTCAGTGCCACCGTCGGCGGGAATCGACTCACCGACCCCACGCTGTGCACCCACTTCACTACGTGCATCTCCACATGGGGGGGGCTCAGCCGGAACGTTTCGCCACCCTCGACCGGGCGCAGCCTGTACGCGGGCACCCCGTAGGCCTCCGCTTCGGCACATGCGTTCGCCGAGGCAATCAGCGTTGCCCCCGCCTGCTTGACCCACTCGGGAGTGTCCACCGAGTGGTCTCCATGGAGGTGACCGAGCAGCACGTAGTCAATCGTGCCCTTCTTGAGCAGGGCCTCGCGGACCTTCTGCACGACTTCCGGATTCGGCTCCCTGGCGGGGAAACCCACGGCGCCATCGAGCAGGATGCCGAGTTCCCCGATCTGATAGTGCCAGTTGCTGATGCCGAACCACGTCATCCGCACCCCACGTGGCATTCCAGGACGGACCCCGGCCGGTGTCGACGTAGTCGTGCGGGGCGATGTCGTCGAACACCATCTGGTGGTGCCCGAACGAGAGGAGGTCGCCGTCGGAGAGCGCCGCCTGCTCGACCTGCCGCCCGTTGACGTACGTGCCGTTCGAGGAGGCCGCCAGGGCCGACGAGACTCTGTCGGGGTTGGCCCGCTCGACCAGCTGCTGCGGGAACTTCATCTCAGTCACCCTGACCCCCTGGGGACGCCACGATGGCGTGAAAAATGGGGCCGGGTTGCCCGTCGACGCCGACGCATCCTTGGTCGTTGAGGCCGTGTCTCAGTCTGGCGCCGGGGCTTTGACCAGAAGGGTCACACACTGTTGCTTCGAGCACGCCGAACAGAATTTCGGCTTCCCTACCGAGGCCCCCGGGCAGCCCACCCACCCTATCGGCAAGTTCAGTGAAGGAGCGCGTGTGCCGGTGATGGGAGTCCCCGAGCAGATCGAGGACGAGGAGCATGAGCAGCGACTGGAACGGGTCGCCGCGATCGATGTGGCCAAGGCATCCGGGAAGGTGTGCACCCGCGTGCCGCATGAGTCGAAGGCCGGCAGCCGGGTCACCCTGGTGTGGGATGTGGCGGCCACTACCAACGCGATCTGCGAGTTGGCCGCGCACCTGGTCGAGCAGCGCATCGAGCGGGTCGTCCTGGAGTCGACGTCGGATTATTGGCGGCCGTTCTTCTACCTGTTGGAGGCCGCCGGGCTGTGCGTGTGGCTGGTCAACGCCAGCGACGTCAAGCAGGTCTCCGGCCGGCCGAAAACGGACAAGCTGGACGCGGTGTGGCTGGCGAAGCTCAACGAGCGGGGCATGCTGCGCCCCTCGTTCGTGCCCCCGGCGGACATCCGTCGGCTGCGGGACTACACCCGGCTGCGGCTGGACCTGACCCGCGACCGGACCCGCAACAAGCAGCGCATGGAAAAACTCCTGGAGGACGCGCTGATCAAACTGTCGACGGTGGCCACCGACATCTTCGGCAAGTCGGGCCGGGACATGATCGAGGCGTTGATCGCCGGGAACAACGACCCGAAGCAGTTGGCCGCGCTGGCCCGGGGCCGGATGCGGGTCAAACACGCAGCTCTGCTCCAGGCCTTGGACGGCCGCTTCGACGCCCACCACGCCGACCTGGCCCGGATCCTGCTCGACCAGGTCGACAGGCTCGACACCCAGATCCAGCGGCTGACCACCACCATCGATGAACTGATCGCGGCGATGCCCACCGCCGCAGCAAGCGACCAGGCACCCACCGACACCGGCGGTGGCGGATCCGAGCAGCAGCCCACCACCACCCTGCCGGTGATCGCGCGGCTGGACGAGGTACCCGGCATCGCCAAGCACACCGCCCAGGTCATCATCGCCGAACTCGGCCTGGACATGGCCCAGTTCCCCACCGCGGGGCACCTGGTGTCCTGGGCAAAACTGTCCCCGCGCACGATCCAGTCCGGGGCCAGACAGCGCGGCGGGAAGACCGGCAAGGGCAACCCGTATCTCAAAGGAATCCTCGGGGAGGCCGCCGCCGCGGCCGCGAAAACCGACACATTCCTCGGTGAGCGGTACCGGCGCCTGGTCAAACGCCGAGGAAAACTCAAAGCCCTGGTCGCCGTCGCCAGATCCATCCTGGTCATCGTCTGGCACCTGCTGGCCGACCCCACCATCCGGTTCCGTGACCTGGGCCCGGACTTCCACACCCGTCGCGTCAACACCGACCGCAAAATCCGAAGCCTGGTCCACCAACTCGAAATCCTCGGCCACACCGTCAGCCTGCAACCCGCCGCCTAATGGGAGCTGTCGGGTGAGCCGTTGGCAGACTCGACATCCGGTAGCCGCGGGCGGGTGAGCACTCCCGCCGCCTGGACATGTTCAGTCCTGAGGTCAGAACGTGCCCCCGCTCGTGGTCGGAAGAGGAACGGCTGATGGGGTGTCGTGCCCGCCGATGCGCGTGAGCACTGGTCCATTAGGCCGCCGGGCTCTTCCGCAGGCTGCCGACAGTGGGGCCCCTTGGGTGGAGCGGAGGCAAGTGTGCTGTTTGTCGGCGATGACTGGGCGGAAGATCATCACGATGTGGAGGTACAGGACGAGCACGGCCGGGCATTGCGTACCGCCCGGCTGCCGGAGGGCGTGGAGGGTATGGCCCGCTTCCATGAACTGGTCGCCGGGTTCCTGCCCGACGACGCCACGCCGTCGCAGGTGCTGGTGTGTATCGAGACCGACCGCGGGCCGTGGGTACGGGCGTTGATCGCGGCCGGCTACCAGGTTTACGGGGTCAACCCGAAGCAAGCCGCCCGGCATCGGGAGCTGATGTCGGTCTCGGGTGCCAAGAGCGACAAGGCCGACGCGCACGCCCTGGCCGACATGGTCCGCACCCGCCGCCACCAGTTGCGGCAGGTCGCTGCGGACTCCGACATCGCTGAGGCGGTCAAGGTCGTCGCCAGGGCGCACCAGACGCTGATCTGGGAACGCACTCGGCACACCCTGCGGCTACGGGCCGCGCTACGCGAGTACTTCCCCGCCGCGCTGCACGCCTACCAGCCGCTGACGCTCACCGGCGCAGACACCCTGGAGCTGCTGGCCAAGGCCCCGACACCGGCGGCTGCCGCGAAGCTGAGCGTGGCGCAGATCAGCGCCGCGCTCAAGCGAGCCCGCCGGCGTGACATCGCGGCCAAAGCGACCGCGATCCAGCAGGCCCTGCGCACCGCGCACCTGGGCCAGCCCGAGATCGTCACCGGCGCGTACGCGGCGACCGTGCGCGCCACGGTGGCGGTCCTGACCACCCTCAACGCCGAGATCCGCACCATGGAAGGCCAGGTCGAGGCGCATTTTGGCCAGCACCCGGACGCTGAGGTGTACCTCAGCCAGCCCGGCATCGGCACAGTCCTCGGCGCCCGGGTGCTCGCAGAATTCGGTGACGCTGCTGGCCGCTACACCGACGCCAAATCGCGCAAGAACTACGCCGGCACCGCCCCCATCACCCGCCAATCCGGCAAGACCAAAACCGTGCACGCCCGATTCGTCCACAACGACCGGCTCGTCGACGCCCTGCACGTCCAAGCCGGCGCCGCGATCCTGCACGACACCGCCGTGCGCGCCTACTACGACGAACTCCGCGCCCGCGACGTCAGCCACAACGCCGCCCTACGCCAGATCGGCAACCGCCTCGTCGGCATCCTGCACGGCTGCCTCAAAACCAAAACCCGCTACAACCAGGCCACCGCGTGGTCACACCGAGCCACCACACCCATCGCCGCTTGACATCTCAGCTCCTGGGGTGTCTGACCTCAAGGACCAACGCCCACAGCCCGGACCGATGACAGGGTCCCGGGTCGATGCCGCGCGGCCCTCACCCGACGTGGTCACCGTTTGTTTTCCGAACAGCCGCTGTCGGTTCAGGAAGCTGGACCGTCTTCTTCTTGGCTGCCCTGACGTGGTCCTTTCCGGGCAGGAGCACCGTCCTGTCCAACGAGCCACACCCAGGTCAGACAGGGAAATCTAGGCAGTCCCCCGGTGAACCCACTGCCGGGATTCAGTCGTGGGGTAACAGGGGGGGGTGATGGAGTGGTCGCGTTGGGTGATGGTGGGGGTTGTTGGTCGAGGTGTGTGTGGTCGTGGATGTCGGGGCGAGGTGGTGGGCGTTTGTGGCGGTGGCCGGGGTGGGCATGGTCGCCGCTGGTACTGCGGGTTGGTTGCGGGCATGAGCGGTGGTGTGTGGGGCTGGTCCGGGTGGGTGGGGTGGTCGGGGGTGGGGTGGTGGTCTGAGGTTGTGGGGTGGTTCGTGGTGAGTGCCCCTGGTGGGGGTGGGGAGGGGGCGTTGCGCGATGGGTGAGGCTCCCGTTCCTTCCGTTGGTCTCAGTGAGTCGTCGAAGCGGGCCCTGGAGGCGTTCACCGGGATGCGGTTGCACCGGGCGGATCTGCCGGTGTTGGCGTATGACCTGAACGCGTTGGAGGTGTTGGCGGATCGGGTGCGGACCTTGTTGGTTCCGGAGCTGGTCCAGGCGATCAGGGCGGTTCGGGCGGCGGGGGAGGGTGAGGTCTATGACCGGTTCGTGGCGCAGACGGCTCCGTTCGTGGAAATGCTGGACCGGGTTGCCGATCTGAAGGTGAACCTGGCGCAGGCGATGCGGGGCTTCCTGAACCAGATGGAGCTGACGGATCGTCAGGCGCTGGTCATGTTCGTGTTCATGATGACGGAGTTGGCGGTCGCGTTCGCGATGGCGTTCTTCCTGCCGGTGGAGGCGGCGGCGCACATCGTGAAGGTGCGGACGATCATTCAGACGATCCTGCGGTCGTCGATGGTGCGGGCGGCGGCGAGTAGCACGGCGATTCAGATGTTGTTCGTGCCGGGGTCGTCGTTGTTGGCGCAGATCAGCATGTTGGCTGATGGTCTGATGTCGGGGGTCGACTGGGGGCAGGTTGGTAAGCAGGCGTTGTACGGGTTGGCGGTGGCGGGTGTCAGCACGGCGGCCGGGCCGGCGTTGGCGCGGTTCGCCGGTGCGGTGGGTGGTGGTTTGTCGCATCTCGGGGTGTCGGGTTCCACGCGTGATCTGTTGACCAGCCTGTCGATGGTGCCGGTGTCGGAGGTCGGCGTGGAGGTGGTCGGCGGTATCGCCGCCAGCTACCTCGTTGACGGGCATTACGACACGGGCAGTCTCGGGCCGGATGCGCTTTCTGGGGCGTTGTCGGGGTCGGGTGAGTTGGCCGCGACCGGGGCCGGGATGGGTGCGCGTCGTGGCGCGGTGGGTCTGGGGTTCAACCCGACCCGGCCCCGGTGGCGGATGCCGGATGGTGTCGGTTTCACCGCCGACGGTAGGCCGGTCGCGCCGCTGCCGCCGCCCCCGCCGGTCACTGCGGACCCGTCGGCGTATCTGCCGGAGGTCGGCGATCCGGCGGGCTCCGGCGGGCAGGCCCTGGCGCCGGCAGCGCCGGTGCCGGCACCGGCGCTGCCGGCGCCGGCGCCGGCGTCGGGGGTGTCTGAACCGGTGCCGCCGGTACCGGTGTGGTCGGCGCCGGCCCTGTCCGTGCCGTCGTGGTCGATGCCGGAGCTGCCGGTGCCGTCGTGGTCCGTGCCGAACTTCTCGGTGCCGGCGGTGCCGGTGGTGCCGGTGGTGCCGGTGGTGCCGGTGCCGGAGTGGGTGGCGGTCGCTGGTGCGCTGGTGGTGGAGCAGTGGCAGCGGTTCCAGCGGGAACTGGTGGACCACTATGGTGGGTTGCTTGCCGGGACGGGGCAGGCGCGGCGGTTCCTTGCCGCGCTTGCCGTGCCGGTGGAGCAGGTCTTCACCGAGTGGGTCGACGCCCGGCAGAACGACCCGACCGTCCCGGTTTTCCTGTCCCGGATCGGCCTGCCGGCCGCCGCGCTCACCGAGCGGTACCTGTTCGGTGTCCGGGACCAGGCCGTGGCCCGGATCACCGAGACTCTCGCGCGGTCGGTCACCACCGGCGGGCAGATCCCGGCGGCGGTACGGCCGGAGCAGGTGATCGCCGCGCTGCCGGCGGAGTTCGACCGGCAGGCGTTGCGTTCGGCCGCGCACCTGGCCGCCCAACACCACATCGACCAGTACCTCACCACCGGCCTACCCACAGACACAGGCATCCCGACGGACACACACACCCGGGCAGATACACACCCGCCGGCAGGCGCGGGCACGCCGGCGGGTGTGGGTGTGTCGGGGGTGTGGTCGGCTGGCGTGTTCGGGGCGGTCGAGGGCGGTGTGTGGAGTCAGGTGGAGCGGGGGGTCGATGCGGTCCTTGGTGTCTCTGCCGTGCTGCCGGCTGTGGTGGCTGGTCCGGACGCTGGGCAGGTCAGTGCGGTGGCGAGGGTGGTCCGGCAGGTGGTTGCCGATCTGCCCGCTCGTTTCTCGGCGGCGGCTGTTCCTGGTGTCACCGCAGTGGCTGCTGGTGTGGTTACCGTCGATGGTGGAGAAGGCGGGGGTGTCGGCGGGTCGATGGTGCCGGTGATGTCCGAGCGGCACACCGCGGTGGCGGCCGGTCTGGCGCAGGCTCAGTTCACCGTGTTGGCCCGCCGTTACGGTGTCGACCCGGCCGGTCATGCGGCGCTGGTCGCCTCGTTTCAGCGGGAGTGGCTGCACGGGTATCACCAGGTGCTCGCGTCGGCCGGTGGCAGCGCGATGTCCGGGACGGTGGATGTGGTCGGGGCCCGCGGTCCGCTGCCGGGCGGCGCCGGTTCCCGTGTCGGTGGCATGTCGATCGTCGGCGTCGTCAGCGCCGGTGACCCGACGCCGGTCAGTGACGTGTCTGCCGCGATCGGTGCGGTGTTCAGCCCCGATCCCGGCTCCAGGAACACGGATTCCAGCGGTTTCAGGGACACGGGTTCGATCAGTGGGGTGTCGGTGCTGGACGAACCGGTCGGTGCCGGCTCTGGGGGTCTCGGTGAGCCGGCCGTCGCGGCTACCGGGTCGGCCGCGCAACGAATTCATGATCTCGCCAGCGGTGGCCACGGCCGTGCCAGCGAGGTTCAGCTGCACCGGCTCGCCGCGGACATCGGTATCCAGGCGGCGTCGCCGGACGGGGTCCTGCCCCGACTGTTCGAGGTGTCCAGGGACATCGTCATGGCGGACACGTTCAGCGGGGTGTACTTCGCAGACCCGGCGGCGGCGGATCCGGACGCGGCGGCGGCGGATCGCACGGCGGCGCGGGCGCTGCCGCGGGTGCGGGGATGGTTCACCATCGCCGGGCACCGGAACCTGGCCGAGCGGCTGGCCGACGATCCCGTGCGTCAGGCCTTGTTCCTCCGGATGCTCACCGCCTCGCCCGCCTGGCGACACGCCGTCGCGCAGGCGCGGCAGCGCGGCGGCGACACACCCGACATCTTGCTGGTCTGGTGCGACGCGGCATGGCAGGCACCGGGACAGGCCACCTCCTTCGGTGAATGGCTGCGCACCCGGCTACGCGCCCGACGCCTGATGTCCTCCACACACCAGGTGGACCAGATACCCGGCGAGCTGCGGCCACACGTCAACGAGCCGGTACGGTCGGTGTTGTTCTCGGACGCCTCGGTGGAGTTGTTCGGGCCGGACCTGGTGGAGGCGGTACGAACCGCGGACATCGTGCAGAACGGTCAGGAACCCGGCGTCCGCTGGCCGGACCAGGAGGACTTCGCCGCCGCTGGCGGCCGGCACCGGTGGGCCGGCAACACCTCACACGGGCAGTCCCCGGACCCAGCGGAAGGCCCCGACCCGTCCAGCCCCGCCCCGGTGTCCGCTACCCAGTGGATGTGGGACGCGACACGGAACCCAGCAGCCCAGTCGCCGCTGCCACACCCTGCCCTGGAAGCGGACCACCCACCCGGTGAGGACCTGTCCTGGCTGAACGACGGGAACACGTTACCGATACCCGGGCCGGCACCCGCCTCGCCGACGGGCACGAGCCTGCCACAACTGCCCGGGCCGTGGGACGACCCGGACGCCCCCACCACGCCGGCCTGGCCGACAGGGCGGGCAGAGTGGGCGGAACCAGCAGGGTGGGCGGAACCGGGATGGCCGGTTCCCGGCACGGCTGCGACCGACGAGTACGGTGCGGCGATCTCCACCGACTTCGGCCAGCCCAGCATCGACGATCAGGCCGACGACGGCAGCAGGAACCTCGACGACTGGGCCGACGACGGCGGAATCCTCGGCGACTGGGCCATCGGGCAGGGGCCGGACATGGACTGGCAACCATCCCTCACGCCACCCCCAGCGGTGACCCACACCGACGCCGGCACCATCCACACCGGCGACACCCCCCACCACCCCACCGCCGAGCCACCCACCACACCCGCCCCACTGCACCCCGACCAACCCCAACCCACCGCCGGCAGCCGACAGGTACGCCACCCGGACGAGGCCCGGGCCCTGTTCGACCAACACGCCAACCACATCGCCACCACAGCGCAGCGGGAACCGCTGCGGCAGTTGTGGCACGCCCTGATCGACCGGATGGACGACAACGGAACCATCACCGCCAGCGTGTCAGACCTCGCCGCGGCGACCTCCACACCGCGGCGGACGGTGCATGACCGGATCGGGGTATTGCGCGACCGTGGTCTGCTGCAGCGGGTCCAAGAAGCACACCGTGGCGGGGCGGCGCGGTACGGGGTGAGCGACCCGGGCCGGCCCCGGCAAGCACCGCTGCCCGCCCCTCCCGAGGGCAGCCAGTGGCTGCGCGACCCGGACGAGGCCCGGGCCCTGTTCGACCAACACGCCGACCACATCGCCACCACCACAGCGCAGCGAGACCAACTGCGGCAGTTGTGGCACGCCCTGATCGACCGGATGGACGACAACGGAACCATCACCGCCACCGAGTCAGACCTCGCCGAGGCGACAGCCACACCGCAGCCGACGGTGCATCGCCGGATAGGGGTATTGCGCGACCGTGGTCTGCTGCAGCGGGTCCAGGAAGGCCATGGTCGTGTGGGGGCGCGGTACGGGGTGACCGATCCGGGCCGGCCCCGGCAAGCACCGGTGCCCGGCCCTGCCCTCGGACCGCACCGCCCACAAGGTGAAAATCTGTCCTGGCTGGACCACGGAGCTACGGCGCCGATACCCGGGCCGGCACCCGCCTCGCCGACGGACACGGACCTGCCACAGCTGCCCGGGCCGTGGGACGACCCGGACGCCCCCACCACGCCGGCCTGGCCGACAGGGTGGGCAGAACCGGCGGAGCCGATGGAGTGGACGGAACCGGGATGGCTGGTTCCCGGCACGGCTGCGACCGACGAGCACGGTGCGGCGATGTCCACCGACTTCGGCCAGCCCAGCATCGACGATCAGGCCGACTACGGCAGCAGGAACTTCGACGACTGGGCCGACGACGGCGGGAACCCCGGCGACTGGGCCATCGGGCAGGGGCCGGACATGGACTGGCAACCACCCCTCACGGTGGCCCGCACCGACGCCGGCACCATCCACACCGGCGACACCCCCCACCACCCCACCGACGAGCCACCCACCACACCCGCCCCACTGCACCCCGACCAACCCCAACCCACCGCCAGCAGCCGACAGGTACGCCACCCGGACGAGGCCCGGGCCCTGTTCGACCAACACGCCGACCACATCGCCACCACCA is part of the Micromonospora olivasterospora genome and encodes:
- a CDS encoding NADP-dependent oxidoreductase, which translates into the protein MRAVAVANYSAQPTIMELPDPRAGHGEVLVGIRAAGVNPIDLSIANGEWAARGADARFPLIMGIDMAGVVEAAGEHVTRFAPGDAVFGQLFLPPLGSTGTYAEQVAVPEEANLARVPPGMDLETAAALPTAGGTALNIADGLGPLPGETVLVVGAAGGVGSFLTQLLAASGARVLTVARADAADRLRAYGAAENFDRAAVSVPDAVGAACPDGIGVLVDLASEAPAFAELATLVRVGGTALSTRYAADVDDLAEYGISGINFRVNMTPDLLARLADAVVTGQVAGPPIRTVRLDDVPSLLGRPSVGAAGDKIVVLPGG
- a CDS encoding MBL fold metallo-hydrolase; translated protein: MTWFGISNWHYQIGELGILLDGAVGFPAREPNPEVVQKVREALLKKGTIDYVLLGHLHGDHSVDTPEWVKQAGATLIASANACAEAEAYGVPAYRLRPVEGGETFRLSPPHVEMHVVKWVHSVGSVSRFPPTVALKRSAFCSRFRPLARS
- a CDS encoding IS110 family transposase, with the translated sequence MLFVGDDWAEDHHDVEVQDEHGRALRTARLPEGVEGMARFHELVAGFLPDDATPSQVLVCIETDRGPWVRALIAAGYQVYGVNPKQAARHRELMSVSGAKSDKADAHALADMVRTRRHQLRQVAADSDIAEAVKVVARAHQTLIWERTRHTLRLRAALREYFPAALHAYQPLTLTGADTLELLAKAPTPAAAAKLSVAQISAALKRARRRDIAAKATAIQQALRTAHLGQPEIVTGAYAATVRATVAVLTTLNAEIRTMEGQVEAHFGQHPDAEVYLSQPGIGTVLGARVLAEFGDAAGRYTDAKSRKNYAGTAPITRQSGKTKTVHARFVHNDRLVDALHVQAGAAILHDTAVRAYYDELRARDVSHNAALRQIGNRLVGILHGCLKTKTRYNQATAWSHRATTPIAA
- a CDS encoding SAM-dependent methyltransferase, whose translation is MDVFVPHSARVYDWWLGGKDNFAADRAMGAAMIEAIPTLPSMAKENRRFVHRVARYLVTEAGIRQFIDIGTGIPTRPNLHEVAQAIAPETRVVYVDNDPIVLAHARALMISSEQGRSEYIHADLRRPEQILADARLTDTLDLGRPVALTLIAVLMLLSDEDDPMGRLATLMRALPSGSYLAITHPTQEFNPAEMNAAVAAATRGGMTLVPRTRAEVERFFDGWKLVEPGVVPVRAWRPDDGDPADPKSAYYWAGLARKP
- a CDS encoding IS110 family transposase yields the protein MGVPEQIEDEEHEQRLERVAAIDVAKASGKVCTRVPHESKAGSRVTLVWDVAATTNAICELAAHLVEQRIERVVLESTSDYWRPFFYLLEAAGLCVWLVNASDVKQVSGRPKTDKLDAVWLAKLNERGMLRPSFVPPADIRRLRDYTRLRLDLTRDRTRNKQRMEKLLEDALIKLSTVATDIFGKSGRDMIEALIAGNNDPKQLAALARGRMRVKHAALLQALDGRFDAHHADLARILLDQVDRLDTQIQRLTTTIDELIAAMPTAAASDQAPTDTGGGGSEQQPTTTLPVIARLDEVPGIAKHTAQVIIAELGLDMAQFPTAGHLVSWAKLSPRTIQSGARQRGGKTGKGNPYLKGILGEAAAAAAKTDTFLGERYRRLVKRRGKLKALVAVARSILVIVWHLLADPTIRFRDLGPDFHTRRVNTDRKIRSLVHQLEILGHTVSLQPAA